The genomic interval GGCTCCAAAGATGCCACCCGCGAGTACCTGCTCACCGTGCCGGTGGGGGGGCGCATTTACAACGATGCCAATCTGGGCTGCGGAGTGGCCTGGAACCAGGGCGCACTGGCTCTGCAGGCCGAGTGGACCATCGTAATGAACAACGACGTGCTGGTCAGCGCCCAGTGGATCGAGTCGCTGATCGGCGTGGCCGAACAGCGTGGCCTCAAGGTCATTTCGCCAGCGCTGATTGAAGGCCTGTTGGATTACGACTTTGAAGACTTCAGCACCATGGCTTCACAAAAAATGGCCAGTACGGCACGCATCGGTGGCCGCCATGCGGTGTGCCTGGCCGTACACAAGTCGGTATGGATGGAGGTGGGCTACTTCCAGCCCGTACCGAAGCTGCTGGGCTACGAGGACACACTGTTCTTTCACGAGCTGGAAAAAGCCAAGATTCCGATGGGCATCACAGGCGCTTCCTGGCTGCACCACTACGGCTCGGTGACCCAGACCGCGATGAAGCAAGAGCGCGGCTTGTCGGCCAAAGACGGCCTGGGCTACCGTTACAACTACAAGCTGCTCAACCAAAGCTGGCTGGCGCGCAAACTGGCCAAATCGCAGCGGCTCGCCCAGCAAAAAAAATGGCGGCAAGAAGAACTGGCGGCCTACGCCATGACCATGCACGGACTGCGCGAAAACGGCCAGTTCCGCTGGATCTAGGCGTCTGCGCTGCAGTAGCGCCTGCAGATTCAGCGCGCAAGGTATATCCAATGGACCGCCCCCCCGGCGATGCACAGGATCCAGGGTTGGCCAGCCTGGAAACGCCCATCATGGACCACCCAGCACACGGCGGCGTGGCGCTTGGCCAAGTCCAGGTTTGCAAGGCGGGTGGTTTCGCCCTAGCCAAACATTCCGGCCTTCCCCCACCGCTGATATCCCTCAGAATATTAACGAAGAAAAGACTCTTATCGCTTATAGGATAAGCAACAGCAGCTATCTATTTTGAACCGCTACCCTTCCGCAAACCGTCCCGCCGCCTGCCGTCGAAACTGCGTAGGCGTCATCCCCTTTACTTCCAGAAATCGCCGGTTGAAGTTCGCCACGTTGTTGAACCCCACCGCGTAGCAGACGCTGGACACGTAGCTGTCGCGCTCCATCAGGAGCTGGCAGGCGCGGTTGATGCGCAGGCGGTTGACGTAGTTCGTAAACGTCAAGCCCGTGCTCTTGCTGAAAAAGCGAGAGAACGCGCTCTCGCCCATACCGACCAAATCGCCCATTTCGCCCAACGGCAGGGCTTCGGCGTAGTGGGCGTTGACGTGGGCCACAACTTTGTTGATGGTGGACAGGTTGTCGGCGGGGCCGTGGACCGGCAGGTAGTCGCTGGAAAGCAGGCGGTAGTCGGTGCAGCGGCCCAGCAGGCACAACAGCTGCGTGAACTCGGCAAATCGCTCCAGGCCGTGGCTTTGGCGGATGCGGTAGAAACGCTCGCGTACGGCCTCGCTCAGGCCAAAGAACTCGATACCGTGGCGGGCCCGCTCCAGCAACGGCAGGGTTTCTTCAAGCTCGCGGATCACGCGCATGCCGTCGCGCAGCGGCCCCTCGCGAAACTGGACTACCAGGCTGCGCACCGCCAAGCCGTCGGGCGGCAGGTCGGCGGAGACCCAGTTGTGCGGCAGACGCGGACCGGTCAGTACCAGGTGGCCGGGCTCAAAAAAACCCACGTAGTCGCCCACAAACGCCTGCCCGTGCGCGCCCACAATAAGTTGCAACTCGTACTCGTCGTGGCAGTGCCAACGCTCCAGGGGCGTGGGACTGCCATGTTCGAAGCAGCGCACGAAGTCCTGGTCCACAGCGGCCTCGTAGCCCAGGCGCGGGTCGCGCACCAGGTCGTGCTCGATCTCGGGGGCAATGTTGCGGCGCTTGGTGGGGGCGTGTGGCATGGAGAGTGAAACGGTTGCGCTCTTATACGCCACAGATGCTGCGGCCCATACCTGTTGGGCACAGCAGCAGGTCGATACGGTTTAGGCCCAGACAGCGCTCCGGCAGGCCGGGGCCAATGTGCACGTCGGTGGTACGGTCTGGGCGCTGGGGAATGGCGCTTTTCATGGATTGCATCCAGGGAGTGGTGTTCAGTGGTGCAACGATAAACAAAAAGACGGCGCCATTTGATACGCAAATGTGCGATGCAGGTACGCGATTGTGGACATGGCTGCTGGAATACCCCGGCAGCAGCAGGCATCGCACCAGCCCCAATATTTCTACGAAAAAACCGCCTCCTGCGCTTATAAATAAAGCGTGAGCAGCTATCTTTTTTGAAAATCACACACCGTCTGCCCCCAGCCCAGCCATGCCCAGCAGCACGGCCATGAACGCCTGCGCCGCCGGGGTGGGCGGCTCGCCCAGGCGGGTGATCAGGCCGTAGTCGGGCATGCGGTCGGGCAGGTCCACCGGGATGCGGGCCAGCAGGCCTTTTTGCACGTATTTGGCCACCAGCGCGGCGGGTTGCAGCGACAGCATGGGGGTGGTTTGCAGCAGCTCCAGCGCGAACAGGAAGGACGGGGTTTCCACCACGCCCGAGGTGGGCTGCAAACCGGTGCTGGCAAAGATGTCGTCCGACACCTTGCGCACGGCGGTCGAGGCGGGGTACAGGATCCAGGGCCAATGGACCAGCTCCGTCAGGCCCAGGTGGGCCACGCCGCGCAAGGGGTGGTCGGGCCCGGCCACCACCTGCAGCGGCTCGCTGGACAGGCGGGTGTAGTGGAACTGGGCCCGCTGCGCGTCGTCGGTGAAGCGGCCAATCATCAGGTCGATCTTGCGCTCGGCCAGCCACACGATCAGCTGGTCGCTGCTTTGTTCCAGAATTTTCAGCACCAGCAGCGGACGCAGGCGCTGGATTTCGGCCACCGAGGCCACCAGCAGGTGCGCGGCCGAGCCGCTGATGGCCCCGATCGCCAGGTGGCCGTGGCCGCCCTGCTGCAGGGCGTTGAACTCGTCCACAAACTTGCGCTGCCCGGCCAGCGCGGTCTGGGCATAGCGCAGGGTGAACAGCCCCAGCTCGTTGGGCCGCATGCCGCGCGGCAGGCGGTCGAACAGGCGGGCCTGGAAGATGTCTTCGATGTCCACCAGGATCTTGGTGGCCGCCGGTTGGGTGATGTGCATCTGCTCGCCGGTGAGGCGCAGGTTGCGGGTCTGGCCCAGGATGTCCAGAAACTGCAAATGCCGAAACCGCAGCCGCCCGCAGGCCTGCGCCATGGACAAGGGTTTACCAGAAAGAGACACATGGGCCATAAGCGTTTGGAATGGGTTACCGCAAATATTTCAGTGGACTCTAACCGCTGCCGGGCCTAACCTCCTGCCTGTATCGCGACTACCCACCGAGGGCCAGCGCGGTGCCGATGGGTTTGCCCATCGTGCCCAGCCATTCCATTGGAGACAAAAATGAAGTTCAAACACCTCGCCCTGGCCGCCACGGTCCTGGCTGCCCTGGCCGCCCCCGTCACCGCCCAAATCAAGGACCGCGTGTTCAAAGTGGGCATAGGCCTGAGCGACGACCACCCCCAGGCCCTGGCCGTGAAGTACTTCGCCGAGCAACTGGCCGCCAAGAGCAGCGGCAAGCTGGTGGCCAAGCTGTACGCCGGTGGCGCACTGGGCAACGACGTGAGCATGACCTCGGCCCTGCGCGGCGGCACGCTGGAGATGACGGTGCCCGACAGCTCCACCCTGATGGCGCTGATCAAGCCCTTCGGCGTGCTCAACCTGCCACTGACCTTCAACACCGAACAAGAAGCCGATGCCGTGCTGGACGGCCCCTTCGGCCAGAAGCTGCTGGCCAAGCTGCCCGAAAAAGGCCTGATCGGCCTGGGCTACTGGGAAAACGGCTTCCGCCACGTGACCAACTCGCGCCGCCCCATCACCAAGGCCGATGACATCGCCGGGCTGAAGCTGCGCGTGATCCAGAACCAGCTGTTCCTGGACAGCTTCAACGCCCTGGGCGCCAATGCCACGCCCATGCCGTTTACCGAGCTGTTCTCGGCCATGGAACAGGCCGCCGTGGACGGGCAGGAGAACCCCACCGCCACCATCCTGGCCAGCCGCTTCTACGAGGTGCAAAAGCACCTGGTGCTGTCGCGCCACATGTACAGCACCTGGGTGCTGCTGATGTCCAAGAAGACCTGGGATGACCTATCGGCCCAAGAGCAAAAAATCGTGCAGGATGCCGCCCGCGAAGCCACGCTGTTTGAGCGCAAAACCATCCGCGCCTTTGGCGACAAGGCCCTGGGCGAACTGAAGAAGCAGGGCATGCAGGTCACTGAGTTACCGCCCGCCGAACAGGCCAAGATGCGCGCCAAGCTGCAACCCGTGCTGGCCAAGTTCAGCAAGGAGTTTGGCGAAGACACCACCGCCGAAATGATGGGCGACCTGGCCAAGCTGCGCACGAAGTAGGTACACCCCCAGGCTGCAGTGCTGCGCATCTTCCTCCACCCCCCTTGCAGGGGGCAACACCAGCAGCCTGGCAAAGCCAGTTCTGCGGTGTTTCTGGAAGGGATGCGTTCTGCCTGTAGCCGGGTGCCGCGCCCATCGACCTGATTTACCCCACTTACCCCCAGAAGAAGCCACGCCATGGACACGCCAGAACGTCAGCCTATCCGCCCCTTCCGCTCCCGCGACTGGTTCGCCGACCCGGCGCGCTCGGACATGACCGCGCTGTATTTGGAGCGCTTCATGAACTACGGGCTCACGCCTGAAGAGCTGCGCTCGGGCCGCCCCATCATCGGCATTGCCCAGACCGGCAGCGACCTGTCGCCCTGCAACCGCATCCACGTGGACCTGGCGCGGCGCGTGCGCGAGGGCATCCGCGATGCGGGCGGCATCCCGATGGAATTCCCGGTGCACCCCATCTTCGAGAACTGCCGCCGCCCCACCGCCGCACTCGACCGCAACCTGGCCTACCTGGGCCTGGTGGAAATCCTGTACGGCTATCCCATCGATGCCGTGGTGCTCACCACCGGCTGCGACAAGACCACGCCTGCGGGCATCATGGCCGCCAGCACGGTGGACATTCCGGCCATCGTGCTGTCGGGCGGGCCCATGCTGGACGGCTGGCACAACGGCGAACTGGTGGGCTCGGGCACGGTGATCTGGCGCAGCCGCCGCCAGCTGGCCGCGGGCGAGATCGACGAGGAAGAATTCTTGCAGCGCGCCTGCAGCAGCGCCCCGTCGGCGGGCCACTGCAACACCATGGGCACGGCCTCCACCATGAACGCGGTGGCCGAAGCCCTGGGCCTGTCGCTGCCCGGCTGCGCCGCCATTCCGGCCCCGTACCGCGAGCGCGGGCAAATGGCCTATGCGACAGGGCGGCGCATCGTGGAGATGGCCTATGAAGACCTGCGCCCCTCGCGTATCCTGACGCGCCAGAGCTTTTTGAACGCCTTGTCGGTGGTGAGCTGCGCAGGCGGCTCCAGCAACGCCCAGGTGCACATCATGGCCATGGCACGCCACGCCGGGGTGGATTTGCAGCCCCAAGACTGGACCACCCACGGCTACGACCTGCCCCTGCTGCTGAACATGCAGCCAGCGGGCAAGTTCCTGGGCGAGCGCTTCTTCCGCGCAGGCGGCGTGCCCGCGCTGATGTGGGAGCTGCAGCAGGCAGGCCGCCTGCACGGCGATGCCTTGAGCGTCACCGGCCAGCCCATCGCCGCCAACCTGGAGGGCCGCGAAACCAACGACCGCGAGGTGATCTACCCCTTTGCCGCGCCGCTGATGGAGAAAGCGGGCTTTCTGGTGCTGAGCGGCAACCTGTTCGACTTCGGCATCATGAAGACCTCGGTGATCTCGCCCACCTTCCGCGCCAGCTACCTGAGCAGCCCGGGCGCAGAGGGCATCTTCGAAGCCCGCGCCGTGGTGTTTGAAGGGGCCGACGACTACCACGCCCGCATCAACGACCCCACGCTCAACATCGACGAAGGCTGCATCCTGGTGATGCGCGGCGCGGGGCCGATCGGCTGGCCGGGCTCGGCCGAGGTGGTCAACATGCAGCCGCCCGATGCCCTGATCCAGCGCGGCACCATGACCCTGCCCACGCTGGGCGATGGCCGCCAGTCCGGCACGGCCGACAGCCCATCCATCCTCAACGCCTCGCCCGAAAGCGCAGTGGGCGGCGGCTTAAGCTGGCTGCTGAGCGGCGACACCATCCGCATCGACCTCAACGCGGGCCGCTGCGATGCCCTGGTGCCTGTGGAAGAAATCGCCCGCCGTTTGCGCGAGCTGCCCACCCCGCCCATCCCGCCCAGCCATTCCCCCTGGGAAGCGCTGTACCGCGAGAAGACCGGCCAACTGGCCGATGGGGCCACCATGGATTTCGCGCTGGACTACCAGCGTATTTCCGAAAAAACACCGCGCCATAACCACTGAACACCTCACTGAAAGAACAACATGAGCGAAGCAAACAACATCCTTCCCCAAGACGGTCTGGCCGGCACCCTGGTGGGCCGCGTCTGGCTGGGCGGCACCCTGCCCGGCCCGGCGGTCGTGGCCCTGCGGCCCGACGGCGTGTTCGACCTGAGCGCGCACTACCCCACCATGAGCACCCTGCTCGACACGCCCCAGCCTGCGGAAGCCGTGCGCAAAGCTCCCGGCCAGCGCCTGTGCAGTGTGGATGAACTGCTGGCCAACAGCCTGCCCGGCAGCCGCAATGGTGCCCTGCCCCACCTGCTGGCCCCCTGCGACCTGCAGGTGGTGAAGGCGGCGGGCGTGACCTTTGCCGCCAGCCTGATCGAGCGCGTGATCGAAGAGCAGGCCCGCGGCGATGCCAGCCGCGCCCAGGGCCTGCGCAGCCAGGTCACCGGCCTGATTGGGGCCAGCCTGGCCGACATGCGCCCCGGCTCGCCCCAGGCCATGGCGCTCAAGACGCTGCTGCAAGAAAAAGGCCTCTGGTCGCAGTACCTGGAGGTGGGCATTGGCCCGGATGCCGAGGTATTCACCAAGGCCCCGGTGCTGGCCTCGGTGGGCTGCGGCGAAGACATCGGCATCCGCTCGGACTCGGCTTGGAACAACCCCGAGCCCGAGGTGGTGCTGGCCGTCAACAGCCGGGGCGACATCGTCGGTGCCGCCCTGGGGAACGACGTGAACCTGCGCGACATCGAAGGCCGCAGCGCCCTGCTGCTGGGCAAGGCCAAGGACAACAACGCCTCCTGCGCCATCGGCCCGTTCATCCGCCTATTCGACGCAGGCTTCGGGCTGGACGCGGTGCGCAATGAAACCGTGCACCTGCATGTGGCCGGGGCCGACGGCTACCAGCTGCGCGGCATCAACACCATGGCCAGCATCAGCCGCGACCCGGTGGACCTGGTGGCGCAAACCCTGTCGGCCCACCAGTACCCCGACGGCTTCATGCTCTTCCTGGGCACGCTGTTCGCCCCCATCGAAGACCGCGACCAGCCCGGCGGCGGCTTCACCCACAAGCTGGGCGACGTGGTCACCATCCACAGCGCCTGGCTGGGCGGCCTGCACAACCGCGTGACCCACTGCGAAACCGCGCCGCCGTGGCGCTTTGGCCTGCGCGCGTTCATGGGGAACCTGGCAGCGCGTGGGCTGCTGGGCGGGGCAGCGTTGTAATGGGGTCTGGCGGGAAGGGGTGAATTTCAGGCATGTTTTAGGCCTCTAGCGCTTATGGAATGGGCGTGAAAAGCTACGATTAAAATAGCATCCGGTATCTTATCCAAGGCCGCCCGCGCAACACACTACAGGCTTTGGCCACCGGCAGGCGCTACATTCGTCGCTGAACCACTTTCCCTGATTGCCCCGACGGCGGCCAGGCCCTACTTGCACGTGTCGCCCGCAACCGCCCCCTTTTCTGCCGATCCCCCCGACGGCCCCTGGCAGCCATCCCCCACGCGCCCTGCACGCGCGCGGCTGCCCACACGGCTACACATCGGGCTGCTGTTCTCGCTGCTGGCCCACGCGCTGCTGTTCAGCCTGACCTTCGGCGGCCAGGGCACCGGGCTGCCGGGCTTTGGCTTCCCCTGGGAAGAACGCCGGGGCGAAGCACCCGACCCCACGGCAGCGCCTCCCCTGCAAGCCGTGCTGGCCCCCACCCCGGCTACGACTCCGACCACCACACCCCCCGGCAACTCCCCACCTGCCCCACCGGCGGCGGCCCCGGTGGCAGAACTCGTGTGGATCGCGCCCCCGCCCGCCGTCCCAACGCCCGTTCCACCCCCTGCCCCTGCAGCACCCCGTGCCCCATCCGCCGAACAGCAGGAAGCCGTGCGCCAGGCCACGCAACGCCGGGCGGCTGCCCGGGCCGAGGCCGCCCGCCAAAAGGCCGAACGGGCGGCCGAGCGCCAGGAAGCCCAGCGCCTGGCCGCCGCGCTGCGCCAGGAGGAAAAGGAGCAACGGCTCGCACAGCAAGAGGCGCAGCGGCAAGAAAAGGCCCAGCGTGCAGCGGAGCAGGCAGCGCAAGTGGAGCTGGCCAAAGCGGCACGGGCCGAGGCCCAGGCGCTGGAACGCCAGGAGCGCCAAGAACGCCAAGAAACCCAGCGGCAAGCCGCCCTGCAAGAAACGGCCCGGCAAGATGCCCTGCGGCTCCAGGCCGCCCGGTTGGAGGCCGAACGCCTGCAGACCGCACAAACCGAAGCCGCCAGGGTAGAGGCCGAACAAGCCCTCCGCCAGTTGACCGCCCGCCAAGCCGCCGCAACCGCCGTGGCCGCGGCACGCCAGATCGAAGCTGACAAACAGGCCAGCGCGCAGCAAGCAGCCGCGCGCCAAGACGAAGAGCGCAAAGATGCAGAACGCCTGGCGGCAGAGCGCGCAGAGCGTGTAGAGGCCGAACGCAAGGAGGCCGTACGCACCGATGCGGCCCGCAAAGAGACCGCGCGCCAGGAAGCCGAGCGCCTGGAGGCCACACGGCTGGCCAGCGCACGGCAAGAGGCAGCGCAACGCGAGGCCAGCCGCAAGGAAGAAGCGGCGCGGAGCGAGGCCGCACGGGCCGAGGCCGAGCGCAAGGAAGCCGAGCGGGTGCAGGCCGCACAACAAGCCGCCACCCGGCAAGCCGCCGCCCAGCAAGAAACCGCCCGCAAGGAGCAGGAACGGGCGCAGGCCGCGCAGCAGGAAGCCAATCGCCAAGAGGTCGCGCGCCAGGCCGCAGAAAAGGCCGAAGCCGCCCGGCTCGACGCACAGCGCAAAGAGGCCGCGCGGCAGGAAGGCGAGGCTAGGGAAGCAGCACG from Comamonadaceae bacterium OS-1 carries:
- the rhaS_1 gene encoding HTH-type transcriptional activator RhaS, which translates into the protein MPHAPTKRRNIAPEIEHDLVRDPRLGYEAAVDQDFVRCFEHGSPTPLERWHCHDEYELQLIVGAHGQAFVGDYVGFFEPGHLVLTGPRLPHNWVSADLPPDGLAVRSLVVQFREGPLRDGMRVIRELEETLPLLERARHGIEFFGLSEAVRERFYRIRQSHGLERFAEFTQLLCLLGRCTDYRLLSSDYLPVHGPADNLSTINKVVAHVNAHYAEALPLGEMGDLVGMGESAFSRFFSKSTGLTFTNYVNRLRINRACQLLMERDSYVSSVCYAVGFNNVANFNRRFLEVKGMTPTQFRRQAAGRFAEG
- the gbpR_2 gene encoding HTH-type transcriptional regulator GbpR yields the protein MAQACGRLRFRHLQFLDILGQTRNLRLTGEQMHITQPAATKILVDIEDIFQARLFDRLPRGMRPNELGLFTLRYAQTALAGQRKFVDEFNALQQGGHGHLAIGAISGSAAHLLVASVAEIQRLRPLLVLKILEQSSDQLIVWLAERKIDLMIGRFTDDAQRAQFHYTRLSSEPLQVVAGPDHPLRGVAHLGLTELVHWPWILYPASTAVRKVSDDIFASTGLQPTSGVVETPSFLFALELLQTTPMLSLQPAALVAKYVQKGLLARIPVDLPDRMPDYGLITRLGEPPTPAAQAFMAVLLGMAGLGADGV
- a CDS encoding solute-binding protein, which codes for MKFKHLALAATVLAALAAPVTAQIKDRVFKVGIGLSDDHPQALAVKYFAEQLAAKSSGKLVAKLYAGGALGNDVSMTSALRGGTLEMTVPDSSTLMALIKPFGVLNLPLTFNTEQEADAVLDGPFGQKLLAKLPEKGLIGLGYWENGFRHVTNSRRPITKADDIAGLKLRVIQNQLFLDSFNALGANATPMPFTELFSAMEQAAVDGQENPTATILASRFYEVQKHLVLSRHMYSTWVLLMSKKTWDDLSAQEQKIVQDAAREATLFERKTIRAFGDKALGELKKQGMQVTELPPAEQAKMRAKLQPVLAKFSKEFGEDTTAEMMGDLAKLRTK
- the araC_3 gene encoding L-arabonate dehydratase; the protein is MDTPERQPIRPFRSRDWFADPARSDMTALYLERFMNYGLTPEELRSGRPIIGIAQTGSDLSPCNRIHVDLARRVREGIRDAGGIPMEFPVHPIFENCRRPTAALDRNLAYLGLVEILYGYPIDAVVLTTGCDKTTPAGIMAASTVDIPAIVLSGGPMLDGWHNGELVGSGTVIWRSRRQLAAGEIDEEEFLQRACSSAPSAGHCNTMGTASTMNAVAEALGLSLPGCAAIPAPYRERGQMAYATGRRIVEMAYEDLRPSRILTRQSFLNALSVVSCAGGSSNAQVHIMAMARHAGVDLQPQDWTTHGYDLPLLLNMQPAGKFLGERFFRAGGVPALMWELQQAGRLHGDALSVTGQPIAANLEGRETNDREVIYPFAAPLMEKAGFLVLSGNLFDFGIMKTSVISPTFRASYLSSPGAEGIFEARAVVFEGADDYHARINDPTLNIDEGCILVMRGAGPIGWPGSAEVVNMQPPDALIQRGTMTLPTLGDGRQSGTADSPSILNASPESAVGGGLSWLLSGDTIRIDLNAGRCDALVPVEEIARRLRELPTPPIPPSHSPWEALYREKTGQLADGATMDFALDYQRISEKTPRHNH